The nucleotide sequence AAAATACGATAAATTCAGAtgtaaaaacataaataagaCGAGACTTGAGCTtttgttgtttgttttttttcgttgtGGACTATGCGTATGAGAATTACATAATTGCGCGCCGACGCATGAAGCGCGCGTGAAAATTGTTTGACCCATCGATCATCCAAGAGCAGAGATCGTGTCGAGCGTCGAATCGTTCATCGTTATCAAtatcattatcattattattattattattattatcaatcaTCGTCGTCTTCACCGATTAATCTCTCGTCTTTACTCGCTTTACAAGCgtcttttttttatccttAGTGTTAAAAATAGAGATCGCTTGacatattatataattttttgtttatttctttGTCGTTTATCGCACAATATCTCGCATCACTCAAAAgtgcacacatatatatatatatatatatatgtgtgtgtatgtatgtatgtgtgtgtgtgtgtgtatatatataatataatcagACACACTCAAGCACGTCTAATCATCATCATGATCATCgctttttattctttgctttGCCTTTTCTCCGTAGCTCTCAACTACTAACTTCTAGGTATCGTTCTGccgttttttctccttttgtAACTTCTGAATTTAATGAGGTATCACGTCATTCAGGATATCATCAAGTATGGACAAGCTAACtactataatttatatatatatatatatatatatatatatatatcacttTCTCactttcctttctttttctagagaaaaaaagaggaaacgTGTTGTATcaatgcgtgtgtgtgtgtttgttgtGTGTCCACGAAGAAATGAAGTAAATTTATCTTTGATATActagtttttaatatttcgaTTTAAACAATGTTGATCTTGTTGATGACGCAAAGCTcgacatctttttttttcaaaagtgcgttttttaaaaatctaaaaaaataattttcgtcATCTCACATGTATGTACGATATTTTGATATACATCCTTAAGTAAAGCTACTTTGGTTAAACCCACATGCACGTATCGTCTCCTTCTCGGGGGGTGAAATTCTTAAGAAGTTATAATAAAACTCAACTTGCAACTACGTTCTTTTCGAACATATACTTATAGCCTAACAGACTAATTCGGAACGAATAAACTCAGGTTTTTCTAGTCGAATATCACGATTCTTCATTTATTTGTTGTAAGTTTTGCCTtttttttacacaaaaaatctTTACGAACTTCACTTCAAAAGTCGTCGATCATCGCTTAGAAAAAAGGACGCGAATTTCGAAGACTAAAGTCTCCTATATTTCaacataatatttataatatatatatgtatatatatatatttcatatatataatatatttatgtatattttgtttatacgAATACGTGTAATGCTAATGTGTACACCTTTAGAACTTATGCTTATAGTACGTTTATCTTTCCAATAAGTTCGTTAAGAACAAATGTCATAAAGGAGGACTTTGGTGCGAAATTATATAAGCTCAGGCTCGGAAAAGGGATAATCCTGACTGACGTTCCGTACTCTAACAATTCTATTCAAtatcacttttttcatttatttataaatccaTTAAACTATATATCTCTCTTATCTTTTTCTCCTCTGTCTTTCGTACCTTCTTCCTATTTTTtcccctctctttctctttcattCCCTCGCGCACATATGTAGCGTTTCTCGAACTCACGCGTcgtttgcaaaaaaaaaaaaaaaaagaaaaacttctCGCATTGTCGAAGCAAAATATTGAAAACGCACACTATGATAGATGGACGAAACCATGATGCGAAGCGAagagttaaaaaaaacaataataaaaacgaaGAGAAAAGTTTCGAGATGTACAAATGTTTAGACTTTTATGCTAATATATAACAATTAAGACCTTTTAAGAGATAGTCTATGTTCGGATTCTATTTTCTGTGTCGAGCATTTAAAGATTATTgctaaaatttacaaatttgtCTCTGTAACTTGTATTTCACTGTGTTTATTATACTCTATTTCTATGATTTTTGAAGAATGGTGTAGCTATTCGACGTTTTGTTATTTCAAGTTTCAAAGGATATCATCGTAACTCTCATTGTAATTGCCGTCATAAGCCCGTAAAAGACGTAGATAAGTATATTTTGATCATCTAACATTGTACGTTTGTTTATAAAGCATATATAATAAACATATATCAATTTCTTTAAAGAATTTTGCATACGATACGATTGCAATTCCTTTTGACAGGAGATCTCAGGTCATCTATTCATTTTGTAGTATTGATCGATTCTAAGACTCGGACAAGTACATGTTACACATTTGACTGAATGTCTCTTTTTTTGGTACAAATATAGTGAATTAATCTTACACTTTTACTCTCCCATTTTCTCGAGCTCTCATGTTTGGGCAGGCACGTTATGATAGTATTGGCCAGAAAAACACCTGGtacgattatttttatcatcggAATTTCGCATTAATaatctaattaaaaaatttactaaacaaaaaatgtttgattttttgaatGAATTGCTTCGCGTTGGAAAAGTAAAATTGATTTCGAACCAAGtcgtaaaaatgaaaaagggctaattttttttaagagactaatatttttttacaaactaTACCTAGAAATTCGCGTAACGTGTCGTTTGTCTAGCtgctttaaaaaattcaaaattcattGCAGCAGTAGGCaaagtcaattaaaaatcaattcaaTAAGAAAGAACGCTTCTCAAGCGACAGAAACAACTATTAAATCATTTACCCCTctcaaataaatataactttttttctgcatGTTTTTTCTCTTACATCGTCTCTCTTGTCACCAAAGATTCTTTCTCTTATTACTTAAGATCGCTGAACTGGTGACGCTATACAACATTGAACCGATCCACGGAAAGCTAAGAATCGAGCgaacatatatttatttttcggaaattGGACCACTCAAAACTTTTGTCTACTATCCTTTTTTTCTGCATCCTCTCATATTCTTTCGCTCTTCCTCactctctctttatttttcatactCTCTGTCTCCCGAAGCAGCGATTGATATTGATGCACCGACGACGTAATGCGTTGAGCAGGAAACTATATTGGGAGGAATACGGACGAGAGCATTTTGGCGACTTAAGTGAATGCGAATAAAACAGCGTTATCCTACatacaaaagaaaattatagGTTGTTGAAGTGGCTAGCGCATGCTACGCAAATTCGGATGTTGTTCAATGATCGTCGGCTTCGTGTACACGTTGGCGCTTCGGTTGAAGcggctgttgctgttgttgctgctgctgctgttgcatcTCAGGCGGCTCGGGACTCTCGACTATAGCCAGCGGTGCTGGCGAACCCGGCGAACTATCCGGCTCTTCGTGAGTTCTTTTGCCCAACCCAACGCCTGCGTCAGGGCCCATAAAGCTTCCACTGGAATGTCAGAACGTAAACGATTCAGTGGTTAGAGTTTGTCTCTAATTTTCGATGACGATTACGGTTTTCATCGGTACACTCACCTGTAATTATAACTTGTTTGTACAATAACAGGAGCTGGACTATATTGGCCAGCTGGAGATAAAGCGTGCTCTTCGGATACGTTTCCTGGTAGCAAATACTTTTCTGCAAACATTTGATCAGAAACTAGAATTTCCGAAGTACAAAAGTGAATCATCAGTAATGCTCTACAGAGTTACAGGGTGCTAAAGCGAGAATAATTGAGCATGCGTAGAAGCCCTTACCTTCTCGATTGGGATCGTTGTTGACACCGTTGGTGACGACCGTGATCTGTTGCATCAGGCGCGATTTGTGCGAGGGTGGTACTGACACATATGGATGACCAGGAGAGCCTGGAGCCGATTGACTATTCAACTGACCGGCTGGAGAAGATACCGAACTGTCTGGATACGACTCCGGTCCAGGAGAGCCTTCTCTACTGAGGCACTCGGGTGTCATCAAGCCGCTGATACCAACGTGCGATGGGGAGGCTGGTGCACTTCTGTTGAACGACAAATGTCGCGATTAACAAGCGAGTCAAAAATCATCGAGAACTCAAAACAAAAAGCTCAAGCACGTTACCTCGACGACAAACCAAAGGGAGCACGAAAGCAAGGCACGCCGCGCTGTCTCCTCCGTCTAAATGCTTGTTCGATGAGCTTGGCTTCTGACTGAGGATCTATTCTCCAGAACGATCCCTTGCCAGGCTCCTCTTGACTTCTCGGCACTTTGATGAAGTAACGATTCAGCGACAGGTTATGCCTGATCGAGTTCTGCCAGCCCTTGTCGGCCGTTCTGTAGTATGGATAATTTTTCGTTATATAAGAATAAATCCCCGACAGCGTCAACTGTTTGTCGGGAGCTGAAGCTATTGCTTGAACGATGAGCTGAGCGTAGGAATAAGGCGGCTTCGAGTCGTCCTTTGGTGGACTGTACTGTGGTGCGGCTGCGTTGCCATTAGCTGAAAGCAAACCGGCCTCGATTATAACCTTTACGAGCAACACGAAACCTCGTTTATCAtagaagaacaaaaaaaaacttaccaCCTGTCGCAGCACCTGCGgcaccaccgccgccgccgccgccgccaccgccgccgccgcctcccCCGCCTCCTCCTCCACCAGCGCCTCCGCCACCTCTGTATCGCGGATCCGTGCCAGGTTCCGGACTCATCTGTCTGCTCGTGCTCTGCGCGGCGTCGTGCCTTTCAATGGCCGAATTCTGTGGGTCGTTGGCGACCGCTGCCGCGTAGACGGCTACCATCTGCAGATCCGCGGATATGTTCCGCCGCCCCTGACCGGAGCGTGGACTCGCTGGACACGAATTGGCTGCGCTGATGGTGCCGGTCGGCGAGGGGAAGGGACTGCTGTAGCCGGTGTCCGGTATGTTTATTCGCAGAGGTGGCAACGGTGCCCTCTGCTTTGGTGGTGAGGCCACCCTCACTGTACTCTGCTCCTGCTCATCCACCAACGATTGAAACACGAGCCTTATGTTTGTACTTGGAAATCTGAATGTGCACCTGGGAGGAGTAAGAAGAAGAATGAGACTCAGCTTCAGTCACTTTGATGACTGGGATTGGGTAATGTTGCATCGTATACTTACGTCTTTGGCAGTTGAAAGGCAGCAGCACCCTTGCGCTGGAAAACCCCATCGACAAAGACACCATTCTTTCCATTACAGGTCATAAAAAAGTACGGATGGTCGTAGTAGATCTCCAGATGCCTCCTGGAGATGAAGCTGGAGTGGCCCATGTTGACGTCCACCTCACCCTTGCTGCTGTTTCGACCAATGGTAATACGTCTCTGGCGTACCATGTACTCGAACTCTCTGCCCTCGAGCCTGGCTATGGGTGCCCCCTTGGCCTCGAGATTCCACTGCATCTTGGAGGGGCTAGCTGGTGCGGACTTGAGAGCCAGCAGTGCCCAGGCATCGCTCTCCTGCGTTCTGGTGTAGGTTGACATCTCAGCTAGTCCACGAGTGTTATTGTTGTCCAGCTCGCTCTACAACTCTCTCCctgaagagagagagcgagagagtgcgTGCGTGTATCACCCCAggagatcgcgcgcgcgcgcgtacacacacacacacacacacacaaacaaacACAAGACACAGCACTTGGGGAGCCAAcctcagcagcagccgcagcacATGCAGCGGACTCTTGTGTACATACGTGCGCGTGTATATCTGCCTATgtaatatctctctctcgcggtcctcgtcgtcgtcgcgccgTCCGCGTAATATGGCCGGCCTCcgtcgtgttttttttttctctctctttctcactcttCTAGATccctcgccgccgccgagtgTATAGCTTCTCGCGTCCGCCTGCAAGAGAGAACAAGGGCCGAGGATGAGCCTGCGGTCGCCACGAAATTCCCGAATCTTACTGTACTGTGCTGCTCCGATtcgtacgtgtgtgtatatacatgtgtgtgtatatatatatatgtacaatatacgtccctctctctctctctcactcttgcgc is from Nasonia vitripennis strain AsymCx chromosome 1, Nvit_psr_1.1, whole genome shotgun sequence and encodes:
- the LOC100123931 gene encoding forkhead box protein K2 isoform X2 — translated: MSTYTRTQESDAWALLALKSAPASPSKMQWNLEAKGAPIARLEGREFEYMVRQRRITIGRNSSKGEVDVNMGHSSFISRRHLEIYYDHPYFFMTCNGKNGVFVDGVFQRKGAAAFQLPKTCTFRFPSTNIRLVFQSLVDEQEQSTVRVASPPKQRAPLPPLRINIPDTGYSSPFPSPTGTISAANSCPASPRSGQGRRNISADLQMVAVYAAAVANDPQNSAIERHDAAQSTSRQMSPEPGTDPRYRGGGGAGGGGGGGGGGGGGGGGGGGGAAGAATGANGNAAAPQYSPPKDDSKPPYSYAQLIVQAIASAPDKQLTLSGIYSYITKNYPYYRTADKGWQNSIRHNLSLNRYFIKVPRSQEEPGKGSFWRIDPQSEAKLIEQAFRRRRQRGVPCFRAPFGLSSRSAPASPSHVGISGLMTPECLSREGSPGPESYPDSSVSSPAGQLNSQSAPGSPGHPYVSVPPSHKSRLMQQITVVTNGVNNDPNREEKYLLPGNVSEEHALSPAGQYSPAPVIVQTSYNYSGSFMGPDAGVGLGKRTHEEPDSSPGSPAPLAIVESPEPPEMQQQQQQQQQQPLQPKRQRVHEADDH
- the LOC100123931 gene encoding forkhead box protein K2 isoform X1 — encoded protein: MSTYTRTQESDAWALLALKSAPASPSKMQWNLEAKGAPIARLEGREFEYMVRQRRITIGRNSSKGEVDVNMGHSSFISRRHLEIYYDHPYFFMTCNGKNGVFVDGVFQRKGAAAFQLPKTCTFRFPSTNIRLVFQSLVDEQEQSTVRVASPPKQRAPLPPLRINIPDTGYSSPFPSPTGTISAANSCPASPRSGQGRRNISADLQMVAVYAAAVANDPQNSAIERHDAAQSTSRQMSPEPGTDPRYRGGGGAGGGGGGGGGGGGGGGGGGGGAAGAATGANGNAAAPQYSPPKDDSKPPYSYAQLIVQAIASAPDKQLTLSGIYSYITKNYPYYRTADKGWQNSIRHNLSLNRYFIKVPRSQEEPGKGSFWRIDPQSEAKLIEQAFRRRRQRGVPCFRAPFGLSSRSAPASPSHVGISGLMTPECLSREGSPGPESYPDSSVSSPAGQLNSQSAPGSPGHPYVSVPPSHKSRLMQQITVVTNGVNNDPNREVSDQMFAEKYLLPGNVSEEHALSPAGQYSPAPVIVQTSYNYSGSFMGPDAGVGLGKRTHEEPDSSPGSPAPLAIVESPEPPEMQQQQQQQQQQPLQPKRQRVHEADDH